One segment of Mycolicibacterium sp. YH-1 DNA contains the following:
- a CDS encoding peroxiredoxin, whose translation MKRGDRVDEFELPDQTGTVRNLTSLLADGPVVLFFYPAAMTPGCTKEACHFRDLAGEFAAVGASRVGISTDAVAKQAKFAEQQNFDYPLLSDSNGVVATKFGVKRGLLGKLMPVKRTTFVIDTDRTVLEVIASELSMDSHADKALEVLKAR comes from the coding sequence ATGAAACGTGGCGACCGCGTCGACGAGTTCGAGCTGCCCGACCAGACAGGCACGGTGCGCAATCTGACCAGCCTGCTGGCCGACGGACCAGTGGTGCTGTTCTTCTACCCAGCGGCCATGACACCGGGCTGCACCAAGGAGGCCTGTCACTTCCGGGACCTCGCCGGCGAGTTCGCCGCTGTGGGTGCCAGCAGGGTCGGGATCAGCACGGATGCCGTGGCCAAGCAGGCAAAGTTCGCCGAGCAACAGAACTTCGACTACCCGCTGCTGTCGGACTCCAATGGTGTGGTGGCCACGAAGTTCGGCGTCAAGCGCGGGCTGCTCGGCAAGCTGATGCCGGTCAAGCGCACCACATTCGTCATCGACACCGATCGCACCGTTCTCGAGGTCATCGCGAGCGAACTCAGCATGGACAGCCACGCCGACAAGGCGCTGGAGGTTCTCAAGGCGCGTTGA
- a CDS encoding anthranilate synthase component I → MQPRPPVDSLHPAGPRSDLAVTTSREDFRALAAGHRVVPVTRKVLADSETPLSAYRKLAANRPGTFLLESAENGRSWSRWSFIGAGAPSALTIREGEAIWLGVTPRDAPSGGDPLQALRSTLDLLETAALPGLPPLSSGLVGFFAYDFVRRLERLPELAVDDLKLPDMLLLLATDIAAVDHHEGTITLIANAVNWNGTDERVDWAYDDAVARLDIMTAALAEPIRSTVATFSRPEPEPRAQRTMAEYTAIVDKLVGDIEAGEAFQVVPSQRFELDTAADPLDVYRMLRVSNPSPYMYLLNVPNAAGELEFSVVGSSPEALVTVIDGKATTHPIAGTRWRGADEEEDVLLEKDLLNDEKERAEHLMLVDLGRNDLGRVCVPGTVRVEDYSHIERYSHVMHLVSTVTGSLAADKTALDAVTACFPAGTLSGAPKVRAMELIEEVEKTRRGLYGGVLGYLDFAGNADFAIAIRTALMRNGTAYVQAGGGVVADSNGPYEYNEAANKARAVLNAIAAAGTLTEP, encoded by the coding sequence GTGCAACCTCGTCCTCCGGTCGATTCGCTCCACCCCGCCGGACCCCGTTCCGACCTCGCCGTGACCACGTCGCGCGAGGACTTCCGGGCGCTGGCCGCCGGGCACCGAGTCGTGCCCGTGACGCGCAAGGTGCTGGCCGACAGCGAGACGCCGCTGTCGGCGTACCGCAAGCTCGCCGCCAACCGCCCCGGAACGTTCCTCCTGGAATCCGCGGAGAACGGTCGGTCGTGGTCGCGCTGGTCGTTCATCGGCGCGGGGGCACCGTCGGCGTTGACGATCCGCGAGGGCGAGGCGATCTGGTTGGGTGTGACCCCGCGCGACGCCCCGAGCGGCGGTGATCCGTTGCAGGCGCTGCGCAGCACGCTGGATCTGCTCGAGACCGCCGCACTGCCGGGTCTGCCGCCGTTGTCGAGCGGTCTTGTCGGTTTCTTCGCCTACGACTTCGTGCGGCGCCTCGAGCGGCTGCCCGAACTGGCCGTTGACGACTTGAAGCTGCCTGACATGCTTCTGCTGCTGGCCACCGACATCGCGGCCGTGGACCACCACGAGGGCACCATCACCCTCATCGCGAACGCGGTGAACTGGAACGGCACCGATGAGCGCGTCGACTGGGCCTATGACGACGCGGTGGCGCGCCTCGACATCATGACCGCGGCACTGGCCGAGCCGATTCGCTCCACCGTGGCCACATTCAGCAGGCCCGAGCCGGAGCCCCGGGCCCAGCGCACCATGGCCGAGTACACCGCGATCGTCGACAAGCTGGTGGGCGATATCGAAGCCGGTGAGGCATTCCAGGTGGTGCCGTCGCAGCGCTTCGAGTTGGACACCGCCGCCGACCCCCTCGACGTCTACCGGATGCTGCGGGTGTCCAACCCGAGTCCCTACATGTACCTGCTGAACGTGCCCAACGCTGCTGGTGAACTGGAATTCTCGGTGGTCGGCTCCAGCCCGGAGGCGCTGGTGACGGTGATCGACGGCAAGGCGACGACGCATCCGATCGCCGGTACCCGGTGGCGGGGCGCCGACGAGGAGGAGGACGTGCTCCTCGAGAAGGACCTGCTCAACGATGAGAAGGAGCGCGCCGAGCACCTCATGCTGGTGGATCTCGGCCGCAACGACCTCGGGCGCGTATGCGTGCCCGGAACGGTCCGGGTGGAGGACTACAGCCACATCGAGCGCTACAGCCACGTCATGCACCTGGTGTCGACCGTGACCGGATCTCTCGCGGCCGACAAGACCGCGCTGGACGCCGTCACGGCCTGCTTCCCGGCGGGCACGTTGTCGGGTGCCCCGAAGGTTCGGGCCATGGAGCTCATCGAAGAGGTCGAGAAGACCCGCCGCGGGCTCTATGGCGGGGTGCTCGGATATCTGGACTTCGCGGGCAACGCGGACTTCGCGATCGCCATCCGGACGGCCTTGATGCGCAATGGCACCGCTTACGTCCAGGCGGGCGGGGGAGTCGTGGCCGATTCCAATGGCCCCTACGAGTACAACGAGGCAGCCAACAAGGCGCGCGCGGTGCTCAACGCCATCGCCGCGGCGGGAACGCTGACCGAGCCATGA
- a CDS encoding TIGR02234 family membrane protein gives MTRIAQLLLVLAAAGLWVASRMTWVVLESADGLGPQRTTAVSGATWAAALVPVAALLVAAALAPLAVRGWALRVVALLVAVVSAGVAYMGLSLWVEADVAGYAATAADVPIVYLVGSERHVWGGVLTLVAAVGTLLAAVLLLRAAVRAGATPTKYAAPAARREAASKESSVDGTTGDGMSERMIWDALDEGRDPTVEPTEGR, from the coding sequence ATGACCCGAATCGCGCAACTGTTGCTGGTGCTCGCCGCGGCGGGCCTGTGGGTGGCGTCGCGGATGACCTGGGTGGTTCTCGAGTCCGCGGACGGACTGGGGCCGCAGCGGACGACAGCGGTATCGGGGGCGACGTGGGCGGCGGCGCTGGTGCCGGTCGCGGCGCTGCTGGTGGCGGCGGCCCTGGCGCCGCTGGCCGTTCGGGGATGGGCACTACGCGTGGTGGCGCTGCTCGTCGCTGTGGTCAGCGCCGGTGTCGCGTACATGGGCCTATCGCTGTGGGTGGAGGCCGACGTCGCCGGGTACGCGGCCACAGCGGCGGATGTGCCGATCGTCTACCTGGTCGGCAGCGAGCGCCACGTCTGGGGTGGGGTGCTTACCCTGGTTGCTGCGGTAGGCACGCTGCTCGCGGCCGTGCTGTTGCTGCGCGCGGCTGTGCGGGCGGGTGCGACGCCGACGAAGTACGCCGCGCCCGCGGCCAGACGCGAGGCGGCGTCGAAGGAGAGTTCTGTTGACGGGACGACGGGGGATGGGATGTCGGAACGAATGATCTGGGATGCACTTGACGAGGGGCGCGACCCGACGGTCGAGCCCACTGAGGGTCGGTGA
- the trpC gene encoding indole-3-glycerol phosphate synthase TrpC, translating to MSSANVLDSIIEGVRADVAAREAELSLAEVKAKAKDTAPARDVLAAFREPGIGVIAEVKRASPSRGALASISDPAELARAYESGGARVISVLTEERRFNGSLDDLDAVRAAVSIPVLRKDFIIGPYQIHEARAHGADMVLLIVAALEQSVLVSMIDRTESLGMTPLVEVHTEEEADRALQAGARVIGVNARNLKTLEVDRDCFARIAPGLPSNVIRVAESGVRGTADLLAYAGAGADAVLVGEGLVTSGDPRSAVADLVTAGTHPSCPKPAR from the coding sequence ATGAGTTCGGCCAATGTGCTCGACTCCATCATCGAGGGAGTGCGCGCCGACGTCGCTGCCCGCGAGGCCGAACTGAGCCTGGCCGAAGTCAAGGCGAAGGCCAAGGACACCGCGCCAGCCCGTGACGTCCTGGCGGCGTTCCGCGAGCCGGGCATCGGCGTCATCGCCGAGGTGAAGCGGGCCAGTCCGTCTCGCGGCGCACTGGCGTCCATCTCCGACCCCGCCGAACTCGCGCGTGCCTATGAGTCCGGCGGCGCACGGGTTATCAGCGTGCTGACCGAAGAGCGCCGTTTCAACGGTTCGCTCGACGACCTCGACGCGGTACGGGCGGCAGTGTCGATTCCGGTGCTGCGCAAGGACTTCATCATCGGGCCGTACCAGATCCACGAGGCGCGTGCGCATGGCGCGGACATGGTGCTGCTGATCGTCGCCGCGCTGGAGCAGTCGGTTCTGGTGTCGATGATCGATCGCACCGAGTCACTCGGCATGACTCCTCTCGTGGAGGTGCACACCGAGGAGGAGGCCGACCGCGCACTGCAGGCCGGTGCCCGCGTGATCGGCGTCAATGCAAGAAATCTCAAGACCCTCGAGGTCGACCGGGACTGCTTTGCACGGATCGCCCCCGGGCTTCCGTCGAACGTGATCCGAGTCGCCGAGTCCGGCGTCCGCGGTACCGCGGATCTGTTGGCCTACGCCGGAGCGGGCGCCGATGCCGTCCTCGTCGGTGAGGGCCTGGTGACCAGCGGCGATCCGCGCAGTGCTGTCGCGGACCTCGTCACCGCCGGTACCCACCCGTCCTGCCCCAAACCCGCCCGCTGA
- the trpB gene encoding tryptophan synthase subunit beta: MADLAGPKLPRSSAAVAEPTVHDPDQRGHFGAYGGRLVAEALMAVIEEVTAAYEKARTDQTFLDELDRLQCHYTGRPSPLYEATRLSEHAGGARLFLKREDLNHTGSHKINNVLGQALLAKQMGKTRVIAETGAGQHGVATATACALLGLDCVVYMGAVDTARQALNVARMRLLGARVVSVESGSKTLKDAINEAFRDWVTNADATYYCFGTAAGPHPFPTMVRDFQRVIGLEARAQIQHQAGRLPDAVTACVGGGSNAIGIFHAFIDDPGVRLVGYEAAGDGVETGRHAATFTGGSPGAFQGSFSYLLQDDDGQTIESHSISAGLDYPGVGPEHAYLKDIGRAQYEPITDTEAMDAFALLCRTEGIIPAIESAHAVAGALKLGVELGPGAIVLVNLSGRGDKDVETAASWFGLLDEQDETE; this comes from the coding sequence ATGGCTGATCTAGCCGGTCCCAAGCTGCCGCGATCCAGTGCAGCCGTGGCCGAACCCACCGTCCACGACCCCGATCAGCGGGGTCATTTCGGCGCGTACGGCGGACGGTTGGTCGCCGAAGCCTTGATGGCGGTGATCGAGGAGGTCACCGCCGCCTATGAGAAGGCGCGGACCGATCAGACGTTCCTCGATGAGCTGGACCGCCTGCAGTGCCACTACACCGGGCGGCCCTCGCCGCTGTATGAGGCCACCCGGCTCAGTGAGCACGCAGGCGGAGCCCGACTGTTCCTGAAGCGAGAAGACCTCAACCACACGGGATCTCACAAGATCAACAACGTGCTGGGTCAGGCCCTGCTGGCCAAGCAGATGGGCAAGACGCGCGTTATCGCCGAGACCGGCGCTGGGCAGCACGGCGTGGCGACCGCGACGGCGTGTGCGCTGCTCGGTCTGGACTGCGTGGTCTACATGGGTGCGGTCGACACCGCGCGCCAGGCCCTCAACGTGGCCCGGATGCGGCTGCTCGGTGCCCGCGTGGTCTCCGTCGAGTCGGGGTCCAAGACCCTCAAGGACGCCATCAACGAGGCGTTCCGTGACTGGGTGACCAACGCCGACGCCACCTACTACTGCTTCGGAACCGCGGCCGGACCGCACCCCTTCCCGACGATGGTCCGCGACTTTCAACGCGTCATCGGTCTGGAGGCCCGTGCTCAGATCCAGCATCAAGCCGGCCGTCTCCCGGACGCGGTGACCGCCTGTGTTGGTGGCGGATCGAACGCGATTGGCATCTTTCACGCGTTCATCGACGATCCCGGGGTTCGACTTGTCGGCTACGAGGCGGCCGGTGACGGCGTCGAGACAGGCAGGCACGCGGCCACGTTCACCGGCGGCTCGCCCGGGGCGTTCCAGGGCTCGTTCTCCTACCTGCTTCAGGACGACGACGGTCAGACCATCGAATCGCATTCGATCTCAGCGGGTTTGGACTATCCCGGGGTCGGTCCCGAGCACGCATACCTCAAGGACATCGGCCGTGCCCAGTACGAGCCGATCACCGACACCGAGGCGATGGACGCGTTCGCGCTGTTGTGTCGCACCGAGGGAATCATCCCGGCGATCGAGTCCGCGCACGCAGTGGCGGGGGCGTTGAAGCTCGGTGTCGAACTCGGCCCCGGCGCGATCGTTCTGGTCAACCTCTCGGGCCGCGGCGACAAGGACGTCGAGACCGCGGCGAGTTGGTTCGGACTTCTCGACGAACAGGATGAGACCGAATGA
- the trpA gene encoding tryptophan synthase subunit alpha — translation MTTSRLSGLFSTCRAENRSALIGYLPTGYPDVATSIDAMVAMTQAGCDIVEVGVAYSDPGMDGPTIAAATEAALRGGVRVRDALKAVEAISSAGGSAVVMTYWNPVLKWGVEAFARDLASAGGLGLITPDLIPDEAEEWIRASDEHNLDRIFLVAPSSTPERLAATVDASRGFVYAASTMGVTGARDAVSNAAPELVSRVKAISDIPVGVGLGVRSREQAAEIGAYADGVIVGSALVSALEEGLPTLRALTEELADGVRQRITA, via the coding sequence ATGACGACGAGTCGGCTGTCCGGCCTGTTCTCGACATGCCGCGCGGAGAACCGCTCGGCACTCATCGGGTACCTGCCGACGGGGTACCCCGATGTCGCGACGTCGATCGACGCGATGGTGGCGATGACCCAGGCGGGCTGCGACATCGTCGAGGTCGGAGTCGCCTACTCCGATCCCGGAATGGACGGCCCGACCATCGCGGCGGCCACCGAGGCCGCGCTGCGCGGCGGGGTGCGAGTTCGTGACGCCCTGAAGGCCGTCGAGGCGATCAGCAGCGCCGGTGGCAGTGCGGTCGTGATGACGTACTGGAACCCCGTGCTCAAGTGGGGGGTCGAAGCCTTCGCCCGCGACCTGGCCTCGGCCGGTGGCCTCGGCCTCATCACGCCGGACCTGATCCCCGACGAGGCCGAGGAGTGGATTCGGGCCTCCGACGAGCACAACCTGGACCGTATCTTCCTGGTGGCGCCGTCCTCCACGCCGGAGCGGTTGGCCGCGACGGTGGACGCGTCACGCGGATTCGTCTACGCGGCATCGACGATGGGCGTCACCGGTGCACGTGATGCCGTCTCGAATGCGGCACCGGAGTTGGTGAGCCGCGTCAAGGCCATCTCGGATATCCCGGTCGGTGTCGGGTTGGGCGTGCGCTCGCGCGAGCAGGCCGCTGAGATCGGCGCCTACGCCGACGGCGTCATCGTGGGGTCGGCGCTGGTGTCGGCCCTCGAGGAGGGTCTCCCCACATTGAGGGCATTGACAGAAGAACTGGCCGACGGAGTGCGACAGAGGATTACAGCGTGA
- the lgt gene encoding prolipoprotein diacylglyceryl transferase, whose protein sequence is MTATVLAYLPSPAQGVWHLGPVPIRAYALCILVGIVAALIIGDRRWVARGGEQGVIYDIALWAVPFGLLGGRLYHVITDWTTYFGADGKGFGAALRIWDGGLGIWGAVALGGVGAWIACRRRGIPLPAFGDAIAPGIVLAQAIGRLGNYFNQELFGQATTVPWGLEIYERRNAAGALDSLNGVSTGRLIEVVHPTFLYELLWNLLVFAVLIWVDRRFKIGHGRLFALYVAGYCMGRFWIELMRSDYATTIAETGIRVNTFTSTFVFIGAVVYIMLAPKGREDPATLKGHDYDESLLDEVGEELVAVAATSGIVAAAKVAGAEDEAAEHESEAEEIDAESLEPDVALDDADDVGEDEAEEAEAADEAEPAELAESDDESEASAVAVEGTEVAEALEAEVEPEAESEPEPEPEPEPVAEAEADSDEPAEEAAPEEGLGSVDADEVAAAEGDVAEVHEAAVEGDVAEVHEAAVEGEQEAESLVEDVAAEADAESDESDEAVADETEPETETEPAEEPAPEEGLGSVDADEVVAAEGDVAEVREAAVEGEQEAESLAEDVAAEADAESDEAVAAETDTDADTDADTDAETETEPETEPAEEPAPEEGLGSVDADEVVAAEGDVAEVREAAVEGEQEAESLVEDVAAEADAESDESDEAVADETEPETETEPAEEPAPEEGLGSVDADEVVAAEGDAAEVHEAAVEGEQEAESLAEDVADEATDATDADAPAAETATPAVEAEEPRRRWWRRRG, encoded by the coding sequence GTGACCGCAACGGTACTGGCGTATCTTCCCAGCCCGGCACAGGGCGTGTGGCATCTCGGGCCGGTACCGATTCGCGCGTACGCGCTCTGCATCCTGGTCGGCATCGTCGCAGCCCTGATCATCGGGGACCGGCGCTGGGTGGCTCGCGGTGGCGAGCAGGGCGTCATCTATGACATCGCACTGTGGGCGGTGCCGTTCGGCCTGCTCGGCGGCCGGCTGTACCACGTCATCACCGATTGGACGACCTACTTCGGCGCCGACGGCAAGGGTTTCGGTGCGGCACTGCGCATCTGGGACGGTGGCCTCGGCATCTGGGGTGCGGTCGCGCTCGGAGGTGTTGGCGCATGGATCGCGTGCCGAAGGCGGGGAATCCCGTTGCCTGCCTTCGGAGATGCCATCGCGCCGGGCATCGTGCTCGCGCAGGCGATCGGACGACTGGGCAACTACTTCAATCAGGAACTCTTCGGCCAGGCCACGACCGTGCCGTGGGGCCTGGAGATCTATGAGCGTCGCAATGCCGCCGGTGCGCTCGACTCGCTCAACGGGGTGTCGACGGGCCGGCTGATCGAGGTCGTCCATCCGACGTTCCTCTATGAGCTGCTCTGGAACCTGCTGGTCTTCGCAGTGTTGATCTGGGTGGATCGGCGCTTCAAGATCGGCCATGGCAGGTTGTTCGCGCTCTACGTCGCGGGCTACTGCATGGGCCGGTTCTGGATCGAACTGATGCGCAGCGACTACGCGACGACGATCGCCGAGACCGGGATCCGAGTCAACACATTCACGTCCACGTTCGTCTTCATTGGCGCGGTGGTCTACATCATGCTCGCGCCAAAGGGTCGCGAGGATCCCGCGACGCTCAAGGGCCACGACTACGACGAATCGCTTCTCGACGAGGTGGGCGAGGAACTCGTTGCCGTCGCCGCGACCAGCGGCATCGTCGCTGCGGCCAAGGTGGCCGGTGCCGAGGACGAGGCTGCCGAGCACGAGTCGGAAGCCGAGGAGATCGACGCCGAGTCGCTCGAACCCGACGTCGCCCTGGATGACGCGGACGACGTTGGCGAGGACGAGGCTGAGGAGGCCGAGGCCGCCGACGAAGCCGAACCCGCTGAGCTCGCCGAGTCCGATGACGAATCCGAGGCATCCGCCGTTGCCGTTGAGGGCACCGAGGTAGCCGAGGCGCTCGAGGCTGAGGTTGAACCCGAAGCCGAGTCCGAGCCCGAGCCCGAGCCCGAGCCTGAACCCGTCGCTGAGGCTGAGGCCGACTCGGACGAACCTGCCGAGGAGGCTGCGCCCGAGGAAGGGCTGGGCTCGGTGGACGCCGATGAGGTTGCCGCGGCTGAGGGTGATGTGGCCGAGGTGCATGAGGCTGCTGTCGAGGGTGATGTGGCCGAGGTGCATGAGGCTGCTGTCGAGGGTGAGCAGGAGGCGGAGTCGCTGGTTGAGGACGTGGCTGCTGAGGCCGACGCCGAGTCCGACGAGTCTGACGAAGCTGTCGCCGACGAGACCGAACCCGAGACCGAGACCGAGCCTGCTGAGGAGCCTGCGCCCGAGGAGGGTCTGGGTTCGGTGGATGCGGATGAGGTTGTTGCGGCTGAGGGTGATGTGGCCGAGGTGCGCGAGGCTGCTGTCGAGGGTGAGCAGGAGGCGGAGTCGCTGGCTGAGGACGTCGCTGCTGAGGCCGACGCCGAGTCCGACGAAGCTGTCGCCGCTGAGACCGATACCGACGCCGATACCGACGCCGATACCGACGCCGAGACCGAGACCGAACCCGAGACCGAGCCTGCTGAGGAGCCTGCGCCCGAGGAGGGTCTGGGTTCGGTGGATGCGGATGAGGTTGTTGCGGCTGAGGGTGACGTTGCCGAGGTGCGCGAGGCTGCTGTCGAGGGTGAGCAGGAGGCGGAGTCGCTGGTTGAGGACGTGGCTGCTGAGGCCGACGCCGAGTCCGACGAGTCTGACGAAGCTGTCGCCGACGAGACCGAACCCGAGACCGAGACCGAGCCTGCTGAGGAGCCTGCGCCCGAGGAGGGTCTGGGTTCGGTGGATGCGGATGAGGTTGTCGCGGCTGAGGGTGACGCTGCCGAGGTGCATGAGGCTGCTGTCGAGGGTGAGCAGGAGGCGGAGTCGCTCGCCGAGGACGTGGCAGATGAGGCCACCGACGCGACCGACGCCGACGCGCCTGCCGCAGAGACCGCTACGCCAGCGGTCGAGGCCGAAGAACCGCGTCGCCGGTGGTGGCGCCGCAGGGGATAA
- a CDS encoding NINE protein has protein sequence MTEPQSGGREDWTASSMPPPPPPQGYPPQGYPTQYPPPPGAYYDPTAPYGRHPMTGEPFSEKSKIVAGLLQLLGLLGLVGIGRMYLGQVGLGILQLVVGLVTCGIGAFIWGIVDAVLILTDKVRDPQGRPLRDGT, from the coding sequence ATGACCGAACCGCAGTCCGGCGGCCGGGAGGACTGGACCGCGTCGTCCATGCCGCCGCCCCCTCCGCCCCAGGGCTATCCGCCTCAGGGGTACCCGACGCAGTACCCGCCGCCCCCCGGCGCGTACTACGACCCGACGGCGCCGTACGGCAGACATCCAATGACTGGCGAGCCGTTCTCGGAGAAGTCGAAGATCGTCGCGGGGCTCCTGCAGCTGCTCGGCTTGCTCGGGCTGGTCGGGATAGGCCGCATGTACCTCGGGCAGGTGGGCCTCGGCATCCTTCAGCTCGTCGTCGGCCTCGTCACGTGCGGTATCGGCGCATTCATCTGGGGCATCGTCGATGCCGTGTTGATCCTGACCGACAAGGTCCGTGACCCACAGGGGCGTCCGCTCCGCGATGGCACCTAG
- a CDS encoding DUF2752 domain-containing protein, translating to MAPSVTANPRRVASALGAGALLAGGLTYIGLADPHRPGFLFPLCPFYALTGWYCPGCGGIRMTHDVLTGDISAAVTDNVFALVGIPMLVLWLVVRWRLGRPLMPRSAVVTLVGAVVVWTVVRNWPGFPLVPTFVGG from the coding sequence ATGGCACCTAGCGTCACTGCCAACCCGAGACGGGTCGCTTCCGCGCTGGGCGCCGGTGCGCTGCTCGCGGGCGGGCTGACCTACATCGGTCTGGCCGACCCGCACCGACCCGGATTCCTGTTCCCCCTCTGTCCCTTCTACGCGCTGACGGGGTGGTACTGCCCGGGATGTGGCGGCATCCGCATGACCCACGACGTGCTCACCGGCGACATCTCCGCGGCGGTGACGGACAACGTCTTCGCGCTCGTCGGCATCCCGATGCTGGTCCTCTGGCTGGTGGTGCGGTGGCGGCTGGGACGGCCGCTGATGCCGCGATCGGCGGTCGTGACGCTGGTCGGTGCGGTGGTCGTGTGGACGGTCGTGCGGAACTGGCCGGGATTCCCGCTGGTGCCGACCTTCGTCGGAGGGTGA